From the genome of Cytobacillus firmus, one region includes:
- a CDS encoding cupin domain-containing protein, whose product MSNIQRIMEERVFEIDKIAKFDPEKPQKNYFYETDKTVGAVWCLEPGQEVYLHSHSNVDDMWVCMEGTGTYFPDLENEIQISKGMVILAKPNQIHGMRNTGKDRFLFVGFAAGSLPMDITRY is encoded by the coding sequence GTGTCAAACATACAGAGGATTATGGAAGAAAGAGTATTTGAAATCGATAAAATAGCAAAGTTTGATCCTGAGAAACCGCAAAAGAACTATTTTTATGAAACTGATAAAACAGTGGGAGCTGTCTGGTGTCTGGAACCAGGCCAGGAGGTATACTTGCATTCTCACTCAAATGTAGATGATATGTGGGTTTGTATGGAGGGAACAGGAACCTACTTTCCTGACTTGGAGAATGAAATTCAAATAAGTAAAGGCATGGTGATCCTTGCTAAGCCTAATCAGATTCATGGAATGCGCAATACAGGGAAGGATCGATTTTTATTTGTTGGATTTGCTGCTGGCTCTCTTCCAATGGATATTAC